AAATCTATTCTTTCATTTTCCACCATGCTTTTTATATCTTCTATATCATGCTTACCTTCTTTTTTACTTCTTTGTAATATTGCTTTAAGTATTATATTATCTTCTACAGGTATCAAAGGCACTTCTATATCAAAAAGTTTTCTATATTTTATCCTTTCTATCATTTCATTATTCATTGAAAATAAATAAATTTTATTATTTTTTATTATTCTTAAATCAGCAATAATATCGATTCCTTTAATATTTTTTAAAGCATTTTTAGCTTTTTCTAAATCTACACTTCTAACAAGAATATCAATATCAGTAATTTTTCTTTTACTTCCATAACAATATGCTGCAATTCCTGCAAAAATTACCCATGGTATGTTAGTTTCTTTTAAAATCTCCTTTATTTGAAGTAATTTAGACTTAATATCTTCTAATTCATAGTTTTTCATTTTATTTTTTTAAAAAATTAGTTAAATAAAAACCTATATGTAAACTCGTTTCTCTTTATGATTAGGAAAAAAAGAATTGATCTATGAATTATAAAGTGTTTTTTAAAAAGTCAATGAAAATATCCTCTTTTATTAAAAAAGTATATATTGGTCGTTTTTACTTTTATATTTGTGATGGAAAATGGTAGTAGCATGTATTTTAATTTGTTGTGAAGCTGGAAAATATAAAGATGTAGTGTCGGATATTAAAAAGACTAAAGGTGTGAAAAGGGTTTTTGGCGTCCATGGAAGGTGGGATGTGGTTGTTGAAGTAGAAGCTCCTGACCTTAAAGCACTTGGTGAAATCTCACTGAAGCTTCATGGGTTAGAAGGAGTAAGAGCTACGGAAACTCTTATCAGTTTTTAGGAGGTGTTAAAAAGAATGAGAGCTTGTATTTTAATTAGAATTCTTCCAGGAAAAGGAACAAAGGTTCTAGAAAGTGTTAAAAAGTTTTCTGAAGTTAAAAGTGCTTATTTTGTATTTGGAAGATATGATATTGTTGCTTTTGCAGAAGCTCCAACATTTGAAGCTTTAAGTAGTTTAATAGCTAAAATAAATGCAATTTCAGGAATTAAAAGCACAGAATCGCTTATGGAAACTGCCCAATAGAATTCAATAATTAAATAATATCCCCTATTTTTTATTTATTTTTCGGAAAAAACTCATATAGATCTTTTTAATAATATTTCTATTAAATAAAAATAAAAAATAAAAAAAAGATGGAGATTATTCAAATTCATAAACTATATTGACATTCATAGATACAGTAAGTTCTTCTGGAGCTATTATAGGTGTTTCAGGTACTGCCATAGCTTCTTTCACTACCTCATATCTTATAGGAGAAATGTAGCCGCCAATATCTATTTTCTTTGGACCTATAATCTTTATTCCTGCAGCTTTAGCAACAGTTTCAGCTTTTACCTTTGCATCTTCAACAGCTTTAGTTAAAGCTTCAAGTTTAAGCTTTTCAATAGTTTCTTCTTTTAAAGAAAATGTTATTGAAGAAACTTCATTAACTCCAGCTAAAACAGCTGTATCTATTATTTTACCAACTTTATTCAATTCTTCTAAAGTTACTTTTATAGTATTTACACATTGGTAACCAACTAATACAGATCTTCTAAGCTTTTCATCATATTCATATATTGGTTGTAGACTATATCTTGTAGTTTCTATTTGTTCTTCTTTTATTCCAGCATTTTTTAAAGCATTTATTGCACTATTCATTTTTTCAGCATTAAGTAATTGAGCATTAGAAGCAGATTCATCTCTAGTAATTACACTCAAATATACTATTGCAACTTCAGGTTTACTAGCAGCAGTTCCTGTTCCACTTACTGTTATAGTTTTTCCTTCCTCTGTAGTTATTTCTTTTAAAATAGCTGATTTTATAATATCTTCATTTTTTATTTCACTAAATGACGAAGATGCAGATGCTAAAACTGAATAAATCGGCATCAACATTACTATGTTTATAACCAATAAAGCTAAAGCTATTGCAATTACTACAAGTGCTATAAAAACTATTTTTCTTTCTTCAAACATTTTTAACCACTTTTTCTATTAAGAATATGGCAATGGTTGAATTTAATCGTATGCTTTAGAACGAAATGTCCATTATTTAGAACATTAAAAACAGCTAAATATATGAGAAATAATCAAATAAATATCATCGATTATTATCATATGCTTCATTTCTCATTAAAACATAAAATAATATAACATAAACTATATAAAATATAGAAGTCACATAAGGTGGTAAATCAACCATTATATTATCTATCATATATCCTCCTATAGGCATCCCTAATGCATTTGAAATAGACCAACTCAAAGTTGATAAACTATTTACGGTAGCCCTTTCCTCTTCTTTTATAAGTTTCATAAGTAATGATCCTATAAGTGGATTTGCCATATTCATCATTACTTGTCGATAAATAAAAATTATTGAAGCTATTGCAAAATTTGGTGAAAATGTGATAAATATTAAACCTGGAACAGAAGCTAATTGAGTATATATTATAGTAGTTAGTATTCCTATTTTTTGAGAAAGCTTTGGAGCTATTAGAAAAGTTGGTGAGCATACAATATTTGTAATGAAACTCAGAGTACCATATGCATCTTCTTTAATTCCAAATTTTTTATAAAAATAGTAGCCAAACATTTGAATAGTTATACCTGCACCAAAAGCAACTATAGCATTTATTATCATAAATTTTAAAGCTATTCTACTAGACTTAATCCTAAGGTTTAAACTTTTTCTCCTTTTTATTTTATTAATTGGTTTAATTATTAATATTGGAATAATGGATACAAATATTAAAATTACAATTAATCCAAGAACTACTTTATAAGAATCGATTAATGTGTAATTAAACTTCTTATTTAGAATATTGGGAATCCAACCAAATATACTTCCAATAGCAAATGAAAATGATTGAAAAAGAGCGATCACGCTAAAACCAAAATCCATCTCACTTCTATCTAAAGTGTCTGCAAAAAGGGCTGAGAAAATTGGTCCTGAAAAGGCATAAGATAAACCTAATATTATTGAAGAAAGCAAAACAATAGGAAAGTATGTAGAAAAAATAATCATTAATAATGGAGGTATACTTAATAAAGTACCAATGATGAATGTTCTTTTTCTTCCATAAGTATCTGCTATTAATCCTCCAGGAATCATTAATATTGAAGAAGTCATATTATATACCATGAAAACAATTCCTATCATTATTCCGTCATAACCTGCATTTATAAGATAAAATTGATAAATAGTATAATAGACTCCATAAGCAATCCATGCAATAAAGTCTGATAAAATCATAAGTTTTGCGTCTTTTTTAAGATGATTGATATCAATTATTAAACCTTTTATTTCTTTTCTTATATTCAAGATTATCACAAATATCAATTAATGTATTCTATGAGCAATTAAAAGGTAAATATAAATATTTTTTAGTCAAAATTTTAGTCGTTAAGTATAAGTTATTCATTTAAATAGAAAACCTATCATAAACATCATTAATGAATAAAAAAAGAGTAGAAAAGATATTATTATAAACATATTAAAATAATGATTTATGTACATATAGATTTTTTAGTTTATTTTTCTTTCTATTTCTAAATCTTTCTAAGGAGTTACCGAAGGGGTTGCAAGCTTGCTCTCTAATTCTTTAATTTTGTTTTTTGCTTCTTCAAGTTCTTTTTCTCTTTCAGCTAATTTTCCTTTAAGATCTTGTACTTCAGCTTCTAACTTACTTATCGTATTTTTTAATCTTTTTACATAAGGTGACTCTTTTTTCTTAACTTTTTTCTTTTTAGAAACTTTCTTTTTAATCATAGTTTCTCACATAAATAAATAGAATTACAAATTTATAAAATTTGCTAAATAATATTTTCATTTTTTATTTAATCAATAAATATTTTAAATATTAAAAAATTAGATTTAAATCTTTATATTTAATTTAATTGTTAATTTTTTTATGTCCTTAGAAGAAAAATTAAAGGATTTTCTTGAAAATGGAAAAGATTGGGAAAGGAGACAAACAACAATTGCAGGTGTATTTATTTTAAAAATCCCTCAATTAAAAAGCAAGCCACCAAGCATAGCTGTAGAATTAAATCCGGTAGATGAATATGGAAATCCGACTAAAAGAAGAGGAGTAATATTAAGAAATTTAGAAGAATTAAAAGAATTTAAAAATTTAATAAATAATGAAAAATTAGAATATCTTTTAAAAGCTTTAGATAATATTAATCCAAAAGCTATAAAAAGAGAAAAACCAAGTAAAGAAGCAATAGAAATATGAGTCTCTATAATAACCCTCTTATTAGAAAAGAAATTTTAGAATATAGAGAATTCCAAGATAATATAGCTAGAGAATCGATTAAAAGAAATACTTTAATTGTTCTTCCAACTGCTTTAGGAAAAACAATTATTGCTGCATTAGCTTCTGCTTATTTTTTATATAATTTTTATGATAAAAAAATATTATTCATGGCTCCTACAAAACCTTTAGTTAATCAGCATAGAGATGTTTTCTTAAAAGTTTTAAAAATAATGCCTGAAGATACACAAATCATAACTGGAAAAATGAATCCAGATTATAGATTACATTTATGGAACAAAAGTGAAGCGAAAATTTTCTTTGCTACTCCTGAAACTGTTAGAAATGATTTAGATGCAGGATT
The sequence above is drawn from the Nitrososphaerota archaeon genome and encodes:
- a CDS encoding Lrp/AsnC ligand binding domain-containing protein; protein product: MVVACILICCEAGKYKDVVSDIKKTKGVKRVFGVHGRWDVVVEVEAPDLKALGEISLKLHGLEGVRATETLISF
- a CDS encoding MFS transporter; this encodes MNIRKEIKGLIIDINHLKKDAKLMILSDFIAWIAYGVYYTIYQFYLINAGYDGIMIGIVFMVYNMTSSILMIPGGLIADTYGRKRTFIIGTLLSIPPLLMIIFSTYFPIVLLSSIILGLSYAFSGPIFSALFADTLDRSEMDFGFSVIALFQSFSFAIGSIFGWIPNILNKKFNYTLIDSYKVVLGLIVILIFVSIIPILIIKPINKIKRRKSLNLRIKSSRIALKFMIINAIVAFGAGITIQMFGYYFYKKFGIKEDAYGTLSFITNIVCSPTFLIAPKLSQKIGILTTIIYTQLASVPGLIFITFSPNFAIASIIFIYRQVMMNMANPLIGSLLMKLIKEEERATVNSLSTLSWSISNALGMPIGGYMIDNIMVDLPPYVTSIFYIVYVILFYVLMRNEAYDNNR
- a CDS encoding SIMPL domain-containing protein (The SIMPL domain is named for its presence in mouse protein SIMPL (signalling molecule that associates with mouse pelle-like kinase). Bacterial member BP26, from Brucella, was shown to assemble into a channel-like structure, while YggE from E. coli has been associated with resistance to oxidative stress.), which codes for MFEERKIVFIALVVIAIALALLVINIVMLMPIYSVLASASSSFSEIKNEDIIKSAILKEITTEEGKTITVSGTGTAASKPEVAIVYLSVITRDESASNAQLLNAEKMNSAINALKNAGIKEEQIETTRYSLQPIYEYDEKLRRSVLVGYQCVNTIKVTLEELNKVGKIIDTAVLAGVNEVSSITFSLKEETIEKLKLEALTKAVEDAKVKAETVAKAAGIKIIGPKKIDIGGYISPIRYEVVKEAMAVPETPIIAPEELTVSMNVNIVYEFE
- a CDS encoding Lrp/AsnC ligand binding domain-containing protein, with the translated sequence MRACILIRILPGKGTKVLESVKKFSEVKSAYFVFGRYDIVAFAEAPTFEALSSLIAKINAISGIKSTESLMETAQ